The following proteins are encoded in a genomic region of Alistipes shahii WAL 8301:
- a CDS encoding AGE family epimerase/isomerase, whose translation MDFKRLAEQYKTELLDGVLPFWLEKSQDREFGGYFTCLNRDGSVYDTDKFIWLQGREVWMFAMLYNKVERRPEWLECAVQGAEFLRKYGHDGNYNWYFALTREGRPLVQPYNIFSYTFAAMAFAQVAVATGSDEYALIAKRTFDRILEKRANPKGEWCKAYPGTRSLKSFALPMILCNMALEIEPMIDKQLLADTIGECLHEVMEVFYREELGLIVENVTEDGQLSDTFEGRQMNPGHSLEAMWFIMNLGVRLDDRALIDKAVRIALNTAEYGWDKEYGGIFYFLDRKGAPRVELEWDQKLWWVHIESAIAMIKGYQLTGSKECLEWFGKLHEYTWAHFKDAEHPEWFGYLNRRGEVLLPLKGGKWKGCFHVPRGLFQCWQILEQCKQR comes from the coding sequence ATGGACTTCAAAAGATTAGCGGAACAGTACAAAACCGAATTGCTGGATGGTGTACTGCCTTTTTGGCTCGAAAAATCACAAGATAGGGAATTCGGCGGCTATTTTACGTGTCTCAATCGTGACGGCAGCGTCTACGATACCGACAAATTCATCTGGTTGCAGGGTCGTGAAGTGTGGATGTTCGCCATGCTCTATAACAAGGTGGAGCGTCGTCCCGAATGGCTCGAATGCGCCGTGCAGGGAGCCGAGTTCCTGCGCAAATACGGCCACGACGGCAACTACAACTGGTATTTTGCGCTGACGCGCGAAGGCCGCCCGTTGGTGCAGCCCTATAATATTTTCTCCTATACGTTCGCGGCGATGGCTTTTGCGCAGGTCGCCGTTGCGACGGGCAGCGACGAATACGCCCTGATCGCCAAGCGGACTTTCGACCGGATTCTGGAGAAACGCGCCAATCCCAAAGGCGAGTGGTGCAAGGCTTATCCCGGAACGCGTTCGCTCAAGAGTTTCGCTCTGCCGATGATCCTCTGCAACATGGCGCTGGAGATCGAGCCGATGATCGACAAGCAGTTGCTGGCCGACACGATCGGGGAGTGCCTGCACGAAGTGATGGAGGTGTTTTACCGGGAAGAGCTGGGGCTGATCGTCGAGAATGTCACGGAGGACGGACAGCTTTCCGATACGTTCGAGGGCCGTCAGATGAATCCCGGACATTCGCTCGAAGCTATGTGGTTCATTATGAACCTCGGCGTGCGTCTCGACGACCGTGCGCTGATCGACAAAGCGGTGAGAATCGCGCTCAATACCGCCGAATACGGCTGGGACAAGGAGTACGGCGGCATTTTCTATTTTCTGGACCGCAAGGGCGCGCCCCGCGTGGAGCTGGAATGGGATCAGAAGCTCTGGTGGGTGCATATCGAATCGGCGATCGCGATGATCAAGGGCTATCAGCTGACCGGATCGAAGGAGTGTCTGGAGTGGTTCGGGAAACTGCACGAATATACGTGGGCGCATTTCAAGGACGCGGAGCATCCCGAATGGTTCGGTTACCTGAACCGCCGCGGCGAGGTGCTGCTGCCGCTCAAGGGCGGAAAATGGAAGGGATGTTTCCATGTGCCGCGCGGGCTGTTCCAGTGCTGGCAGATTCTCGAACAATGCAAGCAGCGTTAA
- a CDS encoding sugar porter family MFS transporter — protein MKQRADISYMLFLAVTAAVGGLLFGYDTAVISGTVELVTARFGLDSLQQGWYVGCALAGSVAGVLCAGVLSDRLGRRRTMLVSAVLFTVSAVGCALCADFTQLVVYRIVGGLGIGVVSIVSPLYISEVSAARRRGMLVSFYQLAVTMGFLAAYTVNYLLLRMGQTAGFETAWVQRIFVDEVWRGMLGAETLPALLFFVIIFFIPESPRWLALRGRTDRALRVLGRINGDRAEAAAELAAIETAVGGGQTPQWRLLLSKGIRTAVLVGTAIAILGQFMGVNAVLYYGPSIFERAGWSGSDSLFAQILVGAVNMLTTVLALAIIDRVGRKKLVYWGVSGMALSLLLIGTCFLTGERLGLPDGVLLAAFLCYVFCCAISVCAVVWVLLSEMYPIRVRGVAMSIAGFSLWTGTYLVGQLTPWMLANLTPAGTFFLFAAMCVPYMLLIWKAVPEMSGRTLEEIERYWTR, from the coding sequence ATGAAACAGCGCGCTGACATATCGTACATGCTCTTTCTTGCGGTCACGGCTGCCGTGGGCGGACTCCTGTTCGGATACGACACGGCCGTGATTTCGGGCACCGTCGAGCTGGTGACGGCCCGCTTCGGGCTGGACAGCCTGCAACAGGGGTGGTATGTGGGGTGTGCGCTGGCCGGCTCGGTCGCCGGCGTACTCTGTGCGGGCGTGCTGAGCGACCGGCTGGGACGCCGGCGGACGATGCTCGTCTCGGCCGTGCTGTTCACGGTGTCGGCCGTGGGATGCGCCCTTTGCGCCGATTTCACGCAGCTGGTCGTCTACCGGATCGTGGGCGGGCTGGGCATCGGCGTCGTTTCGATCGTCTCGCCGCTTTACATCTCCGAGGTGTCGGCGGCGCGCCGCCGGGGCATGCTGGTCTCGTTTTACCAGCTGGCAGTCACGATGGGATTTCTGGCGGCCTATACGGTCAATTACCTGCTGCTCCGCATGGGACAGACCGCCGGTTTCGAAACGGCGTGGGTGCAGCGGATCTTCGTCGATGAAGTGTGGCGGGGCATGTTGGGGGCCGAAACCCTTCCGGCGCTGCTTTTCTTCGTCATCATCTTCTTCATTCCCGAAAGCCCGCGCTGGCTGGCGCTTCGCGGACGGACGGACCGCGCTCTGCGTGTGCTCGGCCGCATCAACGGCGACCGGGCGGAAGCCGCCGCGGAACTTGCGGCCATCGAAACGGCCGTCGGCGGCGGGCAGACCCCGCAGTGGCGGCTCCTTCTGTCGAAAGGCATCCGGACGGCGGTGCTTGTCGGCACGGCGATCGCCATTCTCGGACAGTTCATGGGCGTCAATGCCGTACTTTACTACGGGCCGTCGATTTTCGAGCGGGCCGGATGGTCGGGCAGCGACTCGCTGTTCGCCCAGATACTGGTCGGAGCGGTCAATATGCTGACGACGGTGCTGGCACTGGCGATCATCGACCGCGTCGGGCGTAAGAAGTTGGTTTACTGGGGTGTGTCGGGCATGGCGCTGTCGCTGCTGCTTATCGGGACCTGTTTCCTGACCGGGGAGCGGCTCGGACTGCCGGACGGCGTGCTGCTGGCGGCGTTCCTATGCTATGTTTTCTGCTGCGCCATCTCCGTCTGCGCCGTGGTATGGGTGCTTTTGTCGGAGATGTATCCGATTCGTGTGCGCGGCGTGGCGATGTCGATCGCGGGGTTCTCGCTTTGGACGGGGACCTATCTGGTCGGGCAGCTTACGCCGTGGATGCTCGCGAATCTGACGCCGGCGGGGACTTTTTTCCTCTTCGCCGCGATGTGCGTGCCTTATATGCTGCTGATATGGAAGGCGGTGCCGGAGATGTCGGGCCGCACGCTCGAAGAGATCGAACGATACTGGACAAGGTAA